From a region of the Podospora pseudopauciseta strain CBS 411.78 chromosome 7 map unlocalized CBS411.78m_7, whole genome shotgun sequence genome:
- the MRT4 gene encoding mRNA turnover and ribosome assembly protein (COG:A; BUSCO:EOG09264W46; EggNog:ENOG503NYH0) → MPKSKRAKVYHLTQVSKKTRENKDKLFANIRDAIPEFQYCWVFSVDNMRNNYLKDVRRELSDSRLFFGKTKLTLRALGSTPEEAQADGIHLLAPYLTGSVGLIFTNRTPEEIKSYFESLTQVDFARAGSVATRDFVIPKGLVYSTGGEVPKEHDVPVAHTLEPELRRLGVPCRMVKGKVCLGVDEEGNGFQEEGYTVCKEGEVLDSRQTRLLKLFSVCLAEFKVELLAVWKAAGGEVEVMEGAREYIERKREEAKSAGKKKKGSSGAGDVVMGGEDDEEEEEDSE, encoded by the exons ATGCCCAAGTCAAAGAGAGCAAAGGTCTACCACCTGACCCAGGTGTCCAAGAAGACGCGCGAGAACAAGGACAAGCTGTTTGCCAACATTCGGGACGCGATCCCCGAGTTTCAGTACTGCTGGGTGTTTAGCGTGGACAACATGAGGAATAATTACTTGAAGGATgtgaggagggagttgagTGATTCTCG ACTCTTCTTTGGCAAGACTAAGCTCACCCTCCGCGCGCTCGGCTCCACGCCCGAAGAAGCCCAAGCTGACGGGATTCATCTTCTCGCACCGTATCTTACTGGGTCAGTCGGTTTGATTTTTACCAATCGTACCCCTGAAGAGATCAAGTCTTATTTTGAGAGCTTGACCCAAGTCGATTTCGCGCGGGCGGGGAGCGTGGCGACGAGGGATTTTGTGATTCCGAAGGGGTTGGTGTATTCCactgggggggaggtgccCAAGGAGCATGACGTCCCTGTCGCGCACACGCTCGAGCCGGAGCTGAGGCGGTTGGGGGTGCCGTGCCGGAtggtgaaggggaaggtTTGCTTGGgcgttgatgaagaggggaATGGGTttcaggaggaggggtataCTGTCTGtaaagagggggaggtgctggatAGTCGGCAGACGAGGTTGTTGAAGCTGTTTAGTGTTTGTTTGGCGGAGTTCAAGGTTGAGCTGTTGGCGGTTTGGAAGGcggctgggggggaggtggaggttatggagggggcgagggagtatattgagaggaagagggaggaggcgaagagtgcggggaagaagaagaagggttCTTCGGGTGCTGGGGATGTTGtgatggggggtgaggatgatgaggaggaggaggaggatagcgAGTAA
- a CDS encoding uncharacterized protein (COG:A; BUSCO:EOG09264G1F; EggNog:ENOG503NWQV): MTDRLPPNLLALFTPRPPLRWVPPCDKAPEQRKTATISGVADFLPAMEEYKEIPYTPTESWLEARDRKQREKKEALEKLLTEGPLNYKPNEDPNIRGDAFKTLIVARLDYNADEKDLEREFGRFGPIERIRIVRDTHAHEKPNKKPKPHRGYAFVVYEREKDMRAALDQCDGLRIRDRRVKVDVERGRTVKGWKPRRLGGGLGGRGYTKAAMPRPMGPSGFGGGGFRGGFGGGFRGGRDRGFRGGPVGFGGGDRGFRGGGFGGGRAGGGDRGFGGGDRGFGGPPNAPSGPGGGFGGRDNRDGRRDVPGGGGGGSGGYGGRDGGSRSYDDRSGGGFRDRNPRQSGSNMEPVRPRGDHGGYNGGSGGRDYDRPRDHDESRKRAYEGGGYEDPRKLRRY; the protein is encoded by the exons ATGACCGACCGACTCCCGCCCAATTTGCTGGCGCTCTTCACGCCGCGCCCACCTCTGCGATGGGTGCCGCCCTGCGATAAGGCCCCCGAGCAGCGAAAGACAGCGACAATCTCTGGTGTTGCCGACTTTCTCCCAGCCATGGAGGAATACAAGGAGATCCCATACACCCCGACCGAAAGCTGGCTCGAGGCGCGCGACCGCAAGCAAcgcgagaagaaggaagctCTCGAGAAGCTCCTGACCGAGGGTCCCCTCAACT ACAAGCCAAACGAGGACCCCAACATCCGTGGCGATGCCTTCAAGACGCTGATTGTGGCGCGTCTTGACTACAATGCCGATGAAAAGGACCTTGAGCGCGAGTTTGGCCGCTTTGGCCCCATTGAGCGT ATCCGCATCGTCCGCGACACCCATGCCCATGAGAAGCCCAACAAGAAGCCAAAGCCGCACCGCGGCTACGCGTTTGTTGTGTACGAGCGAGAGAAAGACATGAGAG CTGCTTTAGATCAGTGTGATGGCCTCCGAATTAGAGACCGCCGTGTCAAGGTTGATGTGGAGAGAGGTCGCACAGTCAAGGGTTGGAAGCCTCGCCGTCtcggtggtgggctgggtggCAGAGGCTATACTAAGGCTGCGATGCCTAGACCGATGGGTCCCAgcgggtttggtggtggtggttttcgcggcggcttcggcggtGGTTTTAGGGGAGGGCGTGACCGTGGATTCAGAGGCGGTCCTGTTGGgttcggcggtggtgatcgTGGTTTCCGCggaggtggttttggcggtggtcgtgctggaggtggtgaccgcggctttggtggtggtgatcgcGGTTTTGGCGGTCCCCCCAACGCGCCTAGCGGACCcggtggaggatttggtgGTCGTGACAATCGCGATGGTCGTCGTGATGtgcctggtggtggtggtggtggtagtggtgggtATGGAGGTCGCGATGGCGGCTCACGCTCATATGATGACAGATCTGGCGGCGGTTTCCGCGATCGCAACCCTCGCCAATCCGGAAGCAACATGGAGCCTGTTCGACCTCGCGGAGACCATGGTGGGTACAATGGTGGCAGCGGTGGCCGCGATTACGACAGACCGAGAGATCACGACGAGTCCCGGAAGCGTGCGTACGAAGGCGGTGGCTACGAGGATCCCAGAAAACTTCGCCGGTACTAG
- the MRPL51 gene encoding 39S ribosomal protein L51, mitochondrial (BUSCO:EOG092656JA; EggNog:ENOG503P3DJ; COG:J) has product MAVKALHAISQGRNGVGAFILQCKRVDLHYCDWAGSSRGMNGFIKSLLPKFAAAHPEIEFTVSPRPAKHPVAIGHYINGRSKPICVRNMEPYEILKKLELLRDASGEKLKKVTKPVRSINESVRGIWSPYHGNGMPL; this is encoded by the exons ATGGCGGTAAAAGCACTTCATGCGATCTCCCAAGGCCGG AACGGGGTAGGAGCCTTCATCCTCCAGTGCAAAAGGGTAGACCTCCACTACTGCGACTGGGCTGGTAGCTCTCGAGGCATGAA cggCTTCAtcaaatccctcctccccaaattcgccgccgcccaccCCGAAATCGAATTCACCGTCTCCCCCCGCCCCGCCAAACACCCCGTCGCCATCGGCCACTACATCAACGGCCGCTCCAAGCCCATCTGCGTCCGCAACATGGAGCCCTACGAGATcctgaagaagctcgagcTCCTCCGCGACGCCAGCGGTGAGAAGCTCAAAAAGGTCACCAAGCCCGTCCGGTCCATCAACGAGTCCGTCAGGGGGATCTGGTCCCCGTACCACGGCAACGGTATGCCTTTGTAA
- the TPI1 gene encoding triosephosphate isomerase (EggNog:ENOG503NW35; COG:G; BUSCO:EOG092644TW) yields the protein MARKFFVGGNFKMNGTKESIKAIIKNLNEAQLDPNVEVVIAPSHLYLPIAVDAVTASTVSVSAQNVYAKPNGAHTGEVSVSQLKDLGLNWTITGHSERRAGGESDENVADKTKAAIDGGLSVIWCCGESLEEREAGNTVAVVEKQLAALAAKLSGNDWKKIVIAYEPIWAIGTGKVATTEQAQEVHAAIRKWLKAKVSDAVADKTRILYGGSVTAKNSKDLAKQPDIDGFLVGGASLKPEFVDIINSNQ from the exons ATGGCTCGCAAGTTCTTCGTCGGCGGCAACTTCAAGAT GAATGGCACCAAGGAGTCCATCaaggccatcatcaagaaccTCAACGAGGCTCAATTGGACCCCAACGTTG AGGTCGTCATCGCCCCATCCCACCTCTACCTTCCCATCGCCGTTGATGCCGTCACCGCCAGCACCGTCTCCGTCTCGGCCCAGAACGTCTACGCCAAGCCCAACGGCGCCCACACCGGCGAGGTCTCGGTCTCCCAGCTTAAGGATCTCGGCCTGAACTGGACCATCACCGGCCACTCGGAGCGCAGAGCCGGCGGCGAGTCTGACGAGAATGTCGCCGACAAGACCAAGGCTGCCATTGACGGTGGTCTCAGCGTGATTTGGTGCTGCGGCGAGTCCCTTGAGGAGCGCGAGGCTGGCAAcactgttgctgttgtcgaaAAGCAGCTCGCTGCTCTTGCCGCCAAGCTCTCTGGGAATGACTGGAAGAAGATTGTCATTGCCTATGAGCCCATCTGGGCTATTGGTACTGGCAAGGTTGCCACCACTGAGCAGGCCCAGGAGGTGCATGCTGCTATCCGCAAGTGGCTCAAGGCCAAGGTTTCCGACGCTGTTGCTGACAAGACCCGTATTTTGTATGGTGGCTCGGTCACTGCTAAGAACAGCAAGGACTTGGCTAAGCAGCCGGATATTGATGGTTTCCTTGTTGGCGGTGCCAGCTTGAAGCCCGAGT TcgtcgacatcatcaactccaaccaGTGA
- a CDS encoding uncharacterized protein (COG:S; EggNog:ENOG503P5FG), which translates to MARETTNTKQAAKPVADVIELSSDSEPETVETKPQQIPSVENAPQEKPAHTGDYEQPLLKVVGIKYKTDKTENQPQQDMNSTPLSSKMTLRSKGTGSVKHKHVSIEIPLPSSSLLRKKASGDDESGEESGHEVFKTPMERRHITFNDSDQEDFVTPSEAPRRNPLELQIKAETAKEEAAMEEDEEESEDESDDEAPEAVSTRVAEAQTTKAAEAAAKAVEEQEAAAKRKRQERDAFLKQQAKERKQAKKPVVEADSEDELEEPTPAPVEKRKREVPKLLPLDLLESDDEDDESHEDNSGANNKRRKVDQVAALLRGPKLLRDQRVGSTVYRVEVKRGSEKLAPKAKKQSLNAKEALLKRNRTPQRRPGFRR; encoded by the exons ATGGCACGGGAAACGACCAACACCAAGCAGGCCGCCAAACCTGTGGCTGATGTTATTGAGTTATCATCAGACTCTGAGCCAGAGACGGTCGAGACTAAGCCTCAGCAAATCCCATCTGTCGAAAACGCGCCACAGGAGAAGCCAGCTCACACAGGTGATTATGAGCAACCGCTCCTAAAGGTCGTCGGCATCAAGTACAAGACAGACAAGACTGAGAATCAGCCACAACAAGACATGAACTCCACACCGTTAAGCTCAAAAATGACTCTCCGGTCCAAGGGGACTGGCTCAGTTAAGCACAAGCATGTCAGCATTGAGATTCcactgccatcatcatccttgTTGCGGAAAAAGGCTagcggtgatgatgagagcgGAGAGGAGAGCGGCCACGAGGTTTTTAAGACACCAATGGAGCGCAGACACATCACATTCAACGACAGTGACCAGGAGGATTTTGTCACCCCCAGCGAGGCACCAAGGAGAAACCCCTTGGAGCTCCAGATCAAGGCCGAGACTGCGAAGGAAGAAGCTGCcatggaagaagatgaggaggaatcAGAGGACGAGTCGGATGACGAGGCCCCAGAGGCTGTTTCGACGCGCGTTGCTGAAGCTCAGACCACCAAGGCTGCTGAAGCTGCTGCGAAAGCTGTTGAAGA ACAAGAAGCTGCCGCAAAGCGGAAGAGACAAGAGCGTGATGCGTTCCTCAAGCAGCAGGCTAAGGAGAGAaagcaggccaagaagccgGTTGTAGAAGCTGACTCGGAGGATGAGCTGGAAGAGCCAACGCCAGCTCCGGTTGAAAAGAGGAAGCGGGAGGTGCCTAAACTTTTACCTCTGGACCTTTTGGAgtccgatgacgaggacgatgagtCTCATGAAGATAACTCTGGCGCAAACAACAAGAGGAGAAAGGTAGACCAGGTGGCTGCACTTCTCCGTGGACCCAAGCTTCTTCGTGATCAACGGGTGGGATCTACCGTGTACCGCGTCGAGGTAAAACGAGGCAGCGAGAAACTTGCgcccaaggccaagaagcagtcTCTCAACGCGAAGGAGGCTCTTCTCAAAAGAAACCGGACACCTCAGCGGAGACCAGGTTTCAGGCGCTAA